One window of Gammaproteobacteria bacterium genomic DNA carries:
- the rplU gene encoding 50S ribosomal protein L21, whose product MYAIIRVGGKQAKVKPGDIIDVERIKSDDEQVSYVPLLVVDEEGNTITDRDKLAKMSVIAKVLGESRGPKIDIFKYKNKTGYRRRQGHRQTYTTIEVTGIGTAKKATKAPKKAEAPTKAVKAEAPTKAEAPTKAEAPTKAEAPTKAEAPTKAE is encoded by the coding sequence ATGTATGCAATCATTCGCGTCGGCGGCAAGCAGGCGAAAGTCAAGCCCGGCGACATCATCGATGTCGAGCGCATCAAGTCCGACGACGAGCAGGTCAGCTATGTACCGCTGCTGGTTGTAGACGAAGAGGGCAACACGATCACCGATCGCGACAAGCTGGCCAAAATGTCGGTGATCGCCAAGGTGCTTGGCGAGTCACGCGGACCCAAGATCGACATCTTCAAGTACAAGAACAAGACCGGCTATCGGCGCCGACAAGGCCACCGTCAGACCTACACGACAATCGAGGTCACAGGTATCGGCACGGCCAAGAAGGCGACGAAGGCACCGAAGAAGGCCGAAGCGCCAACGAAAGCTGTCAAGGCCGAAGCGCCAACGAAGGCTGAAGCGCCAACGAAGGCTGAAGCGCCAACGAAGGCTGAAGCGCCAACGAAGGCTGAAGCGCCAACGAAGGCTGAAG